The following coding sequences lie in one Panicum virgatum strain AP13 chromosome 6N, P.virgatum_v5, whole genome shotgun sequence genomic window:
- the LOC120677591 gene encoding putative wall-associated receptor kinase-like 11, translating to MRLFNLVVQSYLLLLVFTVTPAVQAASGAQKVNCLRSCGNISVPFPFGLEEGCSARKEFQLKCTNETSPSLQFDAGHQVTHIDIDEGIVGITYTPRQIFIVEAPKQSGMYIGSMVSSSVQWVFANLTCEEARKNSSAYGCVDHYSACLGVTSADGNIGYRCKCAPGFEGNPYIPHGCRDIDECLIVNKCNGTCHNFEGGFNCTTCPHKTVYDPRQRRCTHINQSKNFLTGVSVAAVVLVVILFCAYLFHQKRSLAAVKKRFFKQHGGLLLLEEMKSKQGLSFTLFTKAELEEATGNFDERNVLGKGGNGTVYKGTLKDNRSVAIKKCKLISERQEKEFGKEMLILSQINHRNVVKLYGCCLEVEVPMLVYEFVPNGTLYQLIHGRQHPPGGPCVSFATRLKIGQEAAEALSYLHSWASPPIIHGDVKSANILIDDSYTVKVSDFGASTLAPTDEAQFVTFVQGTYGYLDPEYMQTSKLTSKSDVYSFGVVLLELLTCRKATNLQAIDEEKNLSAHFLLAVSENRLGEILDEQIKGEESIELIEHVAELAKRCLEIASEKRPSMREVADELGRFRNQSQHPWGQETSDEELRALLVGSPNACFEIELSNAYVSMNDSACLGVQSPR from the exons ATGAGGCTGTTCAATTTAGTAGTACAATCATATCTTCTCTTACTTGTGTTCACCGTGACTCCTGCAGTGCAAGCAGCCTCTGGTGCACAAAAGGTGAACTGCCTTCGATCATGTGGTAACATCAGTGTTCCCTTCCCTTTTGGCCTGGAAGAAGGCTGTTCAGCAAGGAAGGAATTTCAGCTCAAATGCACAAATGAGACATCTCCCAGTCTCCAGTTTGATGCCGGGCATCAGGTGACACATATCGATATCGATGAGGGGATTGTGGGCATCACGTACACTCCACGGCAGATCTTTATAGTGGAGGCACCGAAGCAATCTGGCATGTATATCGGTTCCATGGTATCATCCTCTGTGCAATGGGTTTTTGCCAATCTGACCTGTGAGGAGGCACGGAAGAACTCCTCGGCATATGGATGTGTTGACCACTATAGTGCATGTTTGGGTGTCACTTCAGCAGATGGTAACATTGGTTATCGATGCAAATGTGCGCCGGGCTTTGAGGGGAATCCATATATACCGCATGGCTGTAGAG ataTCGATGAGTGCCTTATAGTAAACAAATGCAATGGAACGTGCCACAATTTTGAAGGAGGATTCAATTGCACCACTTGTCCGCATAAAACAGTGTATGATCCTCGACAAAGGCGTTGCACACACATCAACCAATCTAAGAACTTTTTGACCG GTGTCAGCGTTGCCGCAGTCGTGCTAGTAGTGATCTTGTTTTGCGCCTACCTGTTCCACCAGAAGAGGAGCCTTGCCGCTGTGAAGAAGAGGTTTTTCAAGCAGCACGGGGGGCTCTTGCTgttagaggagatgaagtcaaAACAGGGGCTGTCCTTCACACTGTTCACCAAAGCAGAGCTCGAAGAGGCGACTGGAAATTTCGACGAGCGGAATGTGCTCGGCAAGGGAGGGAATGGCACTGTCTACAAGGGAACTCTAAAGGACAACAGATCAGTCGCGATAAAGAAGTGCAAGCTGATCAGCGAGAGGCAGGAGAAGGAGTTCGGGAAGGAGATGCTCATCCTGTCCCAGATCAACCACAGGAACGTCGTCAAGCTCTACGGCTGCTGCCTCGAGGTGGAGGTCCCGATGCTCGTCTACGAGTTCGTCCCCAACGGCACCCTGTACCAGCTCATCCATGGCCGGCAGCACCCCCCTGGCGGGCCATGCGTCTCCTTCGCGACGCGCCTGAAGATCGGGCAGGAGGCCGCCGAAGCGCTCTCTTACCTGCACTCCTGGGCCTCGCCGCCGATCATCCACGGCGACGTGAAATCGGCCAACATACTCATCGACGACAGCTACACCGTCAAGGTCTCGGACTTCGGAGCCTCGACGTTGGCTCCGACGGACGAGGCCCAGTTCGTCACGTTCGTCCAGGGGACCTACGGCTACCTCGACCCGGAGTACATGCAGACCTCGAAGCTGACGAGCAAGAGCGACGTCTACAGCTTCGGCGTCGTCCTGCTCGAGCTGCTTACCTGCAGGAAGGCGACGAACCTTCAGGCAATCGATGAGGAGAAAAATCTCTCGGCACATTTCCTCCTGGCCGTGAGTGAGAACAGGCTTGGAGAGATACTGGACGAACAGATAAAAGGAGAAGAGAGCATCGAGCTGATCGAGCATGTGGCGGAGCTAGCGAAGCGATGCCTGGAGATTGCTAGCGAGAAGAGGCCATCCATGAGAGAGGTTGCAGACGAGCTTGGCAGGTTTAGGAATCAGTCGCAGCATCCCTGGGGGCAGGAAACTTCTGACGAGGAGCTGAGGGCCTTGCTCGTTGGATCTCCGAACGCTTGCTTTGAAATCGAGCTCAGTAATGCGTATGTCAGCATGAATGACTCAGCATGCTTAGGAGTTCAGTCTCCACGGTAA